From the genome of Malus domestica chromosome 04, GDT2T_hap1, one region includes:
- the LOC103444758 gene encoding bifunctional dTDP-4-dehydrorhamnose 3,5-epimerase/dTDP-4-dehydrorhamnose reductase, whose amino-acid sequence MGFPSNGAQKPLKFLIYGRTGWIGGLLGKLCEAQSIDYVYGSGRLENRSSLEADIANIRPTHVFNAAGVTGRPNVDWCESHKVETIRTNVVGTLTLADVCRERGLVLINYATGCIFEYDAGHPLGSGVGFKEEDTPNFIGSFYSKTKAMVEDLLNNFENVCTLRVRMPISSDLSNPRNFITKITRYEKVVDIPNSMTILDELLPISIEMAKRNLTGIYNFTNPGVVSHNEILEMYKEYIDPSFTYKNFTLEEQAKVIVAPRSNNELDASKLKKEFPELLSIKESLIKNVFKPNQKTAAA is encoded by the exons ATGGGTTTCCCATCCAATGGCGCCCAGAAACCGCTCAAGTTCCTGATCTACGGCCGGACGGGCTGGATAGGCGGCCTCCTCGGCAAGCTCTGCGAGGCCCAATCAATCGACTACGTCTACGGCTCCGGCCGCCTCGAGAATCGCAGCTCGCTCGAGGCCGACATCGCCAATATTAGGCCCACCCACGTCTTCAACGCCGCCGGCGTCACCGGCCGCCCCAACGTCGACTGGTGCGAATCCCATAAGGTCGAGACCATCCGGACCAACGTGGTCGGCACCCTGACCCTCGCTGACGTATGCAGAGAGCGGGGGTTGGTCCTCATTAACTATGCGACCGGGTGCATTTTCGAGTACGATGCGGGTCACCCGCTCGGGTCGGGCGTCGGGTTCAAGGAGGAGGACACCCCCAACTTTATCGGATCTTTCTATTCCAAGACAAAGGCCATG GTGGAAGATCTGCTCAACAATTTCGAGAACGTTTGTACTCTGCGCGTTCGGATGCCGATTTCATCCGACTTATCCAACCCCCGTAACTTCATCACGAAGATCACTCGATACGAGAAGGTAGTCGACATTCCAAACTCCATGACAATCTTGGACGAACTCCTCCCCATTTCCATCGAGATGGCAAAGAGAAACCTCACCGGAATCTACAACTTCACAAACCCCGGAGTGGTCAGCCACAACGAGATCTTGGAGATGTACAAGGAATACATTGACCCCAGCTTCACTTACAAGAACTTTACTCTTGAGGAGCAGGCAAAGGTGATCGTTGCTCCTAGAAGCAACAATGAGCTCGACGCCTCGAAATTGAAGAAAGAATTCCCTGAACTCTTGTCGATCAAGGAATCGCTCATCAAGAACGTTTTCAAGCCAAATCAGAAGACTGCCGCAGCTTAA